Proteins co-encoded in one Chroicocephalus ridibundus chromosome 6, bChrRid1.1, whole genome shotgun sequence genomic window:
- the LOC134517421 gene encoding sentrin-specific protease 2-like, with amino-acid sequence MEREVVAALGKGEPNEIMSSAFKLRVTREDIHTLRKLCWLNDEVINFYMGLVMERSKKEGYPSVHAFSSFFYEKLASGGYKAVGRWTRRVDVFNKDIILVPINLRLHWTLAVIDTRKKTIKYYDSLGQGGDKICETLLKYLQEESREKRHVNLNVSEWTVHSMEPHEIPQQSNGSDCGVFTCKYADYICRDRPLSFTQSHMPYFRKKMVWEILHQELL; translated from the exons atggagagagaggtcgttgctgcattaggcaaaggtgagccgAATGAGATaatgagcagtgccttcaaactgAGGGTCACTCGTGAAGACATCCACACCCTAAGGAAGCTTTGCTGGCTAAATGATGAG gtcatCAATTTCTACATGGGTCTAGTGATGGAAAGAAGTAAGAAGGAgggatatccatcagtccacgcttttagttcgttcttttatgaaaaacttgcTTCTGGGGGCTACAAAGCCGTGGGAAGATGGACGAGGCGTGTGGATGTCTTCAACAAGGACATCATCTTAGTGCCCATTAACTTGCGTTTGCACTGGACACTAGCG gtcatagacaccagaaagaagaccaTCAAATACTACGACTccctgggacaaggaggggacaagatttgtgagactttgct caaatacctgcaagaggagagccGTGAAAAAAGACACGTGAACctgaatgtttcagagtggactgttcacagcatggagccacat gaaatccctcagcaatcaaacggaagcgactgcggcgttttcacctgcaaatacgcagattacatctgCAGAGACAGACCGCTGAgctttacacag agccacatgccttacttccgtaagaagatggtgtgggaaatactccaccaagagctgctgtga